Proteins encoded within one genomic window of Fusobacterium sp. DD2:
- a CDS encoding ABC transporter substrate-binding protein, translating to MSKRTLILTGIFILIVGIFWKFTSGKGAKEEKITPPEIRVGILSIDDVLPIVVAQKEDAFAKNGLNVKIYPFKSSLDESKAMEAGELDIIMNDMIVQGLMKKAGVDTKILSYAFGANVKEGRFVVVSSPDSGIYKPEDLYGKNVAISTNTMMEYLIDSYEENLGLNPDKIEKLNVPNLILRMEAVIEGRDINSAILPDPLASFAISKGCIPVIDDTKLSENYSQSVILGRDKFIKENRDAVKKFMKVYFDTMEEINKNPDKYRELAMENARVPKSLHEDYVTPHFTPYKVPGEKDVERVSNWLVNKGLIKEGYRYEDMVTKEFIDVK from the coding sequence ATGTCAAAAAGAACACTTATTTTAACTGGAATTTTTATTTTAATTGTTGGGATTTTTTGGAAATTTACCTCAGGAAAAGGGGCTAAAGAGGAAAAAATCACTCCTCCTGAGATAAGAGTTGGAATACTTTCAATTGATGATGTACTTCCAATTGTTGTAGCTCAAAAAGAGGATGCTTTTGCAAAAAATGGTTTAAATGTAAAGATCTATCCATTTAAAAGCAGCTTGGATGAATCTAAGGCAATGGAAGCTGGGGAACTTGATATTATTATGAATGATATGATTGTACAGGGACTTATGAAAAAAGCTGGAGTGGATACAAAAATCCTATCATATGCTTTTGGAGCTAATGTGAAAGAGGGGCGTTTTGTAGTTGTATCATCACCTGATAGTGGAATTTATAAGCCAGAAGATCTATATGGTAAAAATGTAGCTATCTCAACTAATACCATGATGGAATACCTTATAGACAGCTATGAGGAAAATCTTGGTCTTAATCCAGATAAAATAGAAAAATTAAATGTTCCAAATCTTATTCTTAGAATGGAAGCTGTAATTGAAGGGCGTGATATCAATTCAGCTATTCTTCCTGACCCACTTGCAAGTTTTGCAATATCTAAAGGTTGTATACCTGTTATTGACGATACAAAGCTTAGTGAAAACTACTCACAGTCTGTTATCTTAGGAAGAGATAAATTTATCAAAGAAAACAGAGATGCTGTTAAAAAATTTATGAAGGTATATTTTGATACTATGGAAGAGATCAATAAAAATCCTGATAAGTATAGAGAGCTTGCTATGGAAAATGCAAGGGTACCAAAATCACTTCATGAAGATTATGTAACTCCTCACTTTACTCCTTATAAGGTTCCTGGTGAAAAAGATGTTGAAAGAGTGAGCAACTGGCTTGTTAACAAAGGCCTTATAAAAGAGGGATACAGATATGAGGATATGGTCACTAAGGAATTTATTGATGTAAAATGA
- the gap gene encoding type I glyceraldehyde-3-phosphate dehydrogenase — translation MAVKVAINGFGRIGRLAFRLIMGNPELEVVAINDLTDTKMLAHLLKYDSAHGRFEGSVEVKEGEFVVNGHSVKTFAKANPEELPWGELGVDVVLECTGFFTDKTKAEAHIKAGAKKVVISAPAKGDLKTIVYNVNDNILDGTETVISGASCTTNCLAPMAKVLQDNFGIVEGLMTTIHAYTNDQNTLDGPHRKGDMRRARAAAANIVPNTTGAAKAIGLVIPELKGKLDGAAQRVPVITGSITELVTVLEKNVTVEEVNAAMKAAANESFGYNEDEIVSSDIVGCHFGSLFDATLTKVMTVGDKQLVKTVAWYDNEMSYTSQLVRTLKKFVEISK, via the coding sequence ATGGCAGTTAAAGTAGCAATTAATGGATTCGGAAGAATTGGAAGATTAGCATTCAGATTAATAATGGGGAACCCAGAATTAGAAGTTGTAGCAATCAACGACTTAACAGACACTAAAATGTTAGCACACCTATTAAAATATGACTCAGCTCACGGAAGATTTGAAGGGTCAGTAGAAGTTAAAGAAGGAGAATTCGTAGTAAACGGACACAGCGTAAAAACATTCGCTAAAGCAAATCCTGAAGAATTACCTTGGGGAGAATTAGGAGTAGACGTTGTTCTTGAATGTACTGGATTCTTCACAGACAAAACTAAAGCTGAAGCTCATATCAAAGCAGGAGCTAAAAAAGTAGTTATTTCTGCACCAGCTAAAGGAGATCTAAAAACAATAGTTTACAACGTAAACGACAACATCCTTGATGGAACTGAAACAGTTATTTCAGGAGCTTCTTGTACAACTAACTGTTTAGCACCAATGGCTAAAGTATTACAAGATAACTTTGGAATCGTTGAAGGATTAATGACAACTATCCACGCTTATACAAATGACCAAAATACTCTAGATGGTCCACACAGAAAAGGAGATATGAGAAGAGCAAGAGCTGCTGCTGCAAATATCGTTCCTAACACAACTGGAGCTGCAAAAGCTATCGGATTAGTAATTCCTGAATTAAAAGGAAAATTAGATGGAGCTGCTCAAAGAGTACCAGTAATTACAGGATCAATCACTGAATTAGTAACTGTACTTGAAAAAAATGTAACTGTTGAAGAAGTAAACGCTGCAATGAAAGCTGCTGCAAACGAATCATTCGGATACAACGAAGATGAAATCGTTTCTAGCGATATCGTTGGATGTCACTTTGGATCATTATTTGATGCAACTCTAACAAAAGTTATGACAGTTGGAGACAAACAATTAGTTAAAACTGTTGCTTGGTACGACAACGAAATGTCTTACACTTCTCAATTAGTAAGAACTCTTAAAAAATTTGTTGAAATTTCTAAATAA
- a CDS encoding RluA family pseudouridine synthase, whose amino-acid sequence MKKYIVEPEYDGYEIGNYLKESKGYSGRGLRNLEIYLNGKRVKNNSKKVKKDGKVLIKEKEKSTGIKPMDIPIDVVYEDKNLLLINKEPYIIVHPTQKKVDKTLANGVVNYFLKTTGKIMVPRFYNRLDMNTSGIIIVTKNAHAQAYLQEKGVVNKFYMAIVKGIVEKDEFDITRPIGKIGDELRRVELAPEDGGQDAKTRIKVIKRFEDKNLTLIEAQLFTGRTHQIRAHMALEGYPLLGDELYGGADNRADRQMLHSYKTQFSEIDTGKLITVETKLPDDMKKLLGLD is encoded by the coding sequence ATAAAAAAATATATAGTAGAACCTGAATATGATGGGTATGAAATTGGAAATTATCTGAAAGAGTCAAAGGGATATTCAGGAAGAGGTTTGAGAAATTTAGAGATATATCTAAATGGAAAAAGAGTAAAAAATAATAGTAAAAAAGTTAAAAAAGATGGAAAGGTCCTGATTAAAGAGAAGGAAAAATCAACAGGAATAAAGCCTATGGATATTCCTATAGATGTGGTGTATGAGGATAAAAACCTTCTCCTTATAAATAAGGAACCATATATAATAGTTCATCCAACACAGAAAAAAGTGGACAAGACTCTTGCTAATGGAGTTGTAAACTATTTTCTTAAGACAACTGGTAAGATTATGGTACCAAGATTTTACAACAGACTGGATATGAATACTTCAGGTATTATCATAGTTACTAAAAATGCCCATGCACAGGCATACCTTCAGGAAAAAGGTGTAGTAAATAAATTCTATATGGCCATAGTAAAGGGTATTGTAGAAAAGGATGAATTTGATATAACAAGACCTATTGGTAAGATAGGAGATGAACTTCGTCGTGTGGAATTAGCTCCAGAAGATGGAGGACAGGATGCAAAAACAAGAATAAAAGTAATAAAAAGATTTGAAGATAAAAATCTTACACTTATAGAAGCACAGCTATTTACTGGAAGAACTCATCAGATAAGAGCTCATATGGCTCTTGAGGGATATCCACTACTTGGGGATGAATTGTACGGCGGTGCTGATAACAGAGCAGATAGACAGATGCTCCACTCATATAAGACACAGTTTTCTGAAATAGATACAGGAAAGTTGATAACTGTTGAAACAAAGCTTCCAGATGATATGAAAAAGCTGTTAGGTTTAGACTAG